DNA from Corynebacterium stationis:
TCCTTGTAAATGTTCTCAATCAATTAAAAAGACGCTTTCTAGCGAGTGTAGCGTCACTCACAAGAAAGCGTCGAGTAAAAGGGGCAATTACTTGCTGGAATTAGCCCTGATTCTTCTGCTGCTCAACCTGTTCACGAACAGCATCCATATCCAAATCGCGAACCTGCTTGATCAGATCCTCAAAAGCAGCAGGTGGCAAAGCACCAGCCTGGTTAAAGACCTGGATGCCATCGCGGAAGACCATCAAGGTAGGAATTGCCTGAATCTGCAGCGCACCGGCTAGATCCTGGTTATTTTCGGTATCTAGCTTGGCAAAGGTGATGTCTTCATGCTCTTCAGAAGCCTTGTCGAAGACTGGAGCAAAGCGCTTGCATGGTCCGCACCATTCAGCCCATGCGTCAACAATCGTAATGCCCTCACCGATGGTGGTTTCTTCGAAATTTTCCTTGGTTACTTCTACGGTTGCCATTGTTCTCCTTAAATAAGTTTCGGATTTTCCGCTCTGTTGGTATTCAACGGTACCGAAAGACAAACTATTCCCGCTGCACACCCTTGTCAGATACCCCAAGGGGGTATATCATGAAGGTTGTTAGAGCACATTCATCCACCTTTAAGGAGTATCCATCATGGCAACTACCAATTACACCGTCGAAGGCATGACCTGCGGCCACTGCGAAATGTCGGTGCAGGAAGAAATCGGCGAAATCGGAGGTGTTACCGCGGTCAACGCTGATCACAAGACCGGCCAGGTTGCCGTTGAAGGCGCAGGATTTACAGATGAGCAGGTCTCCGCAGCCGTCGCGGAGGCAGGCTACAAGGTGGTTTAATCCCCCATGAGCACTCACATCGATCTTGGCGTCACCGGCATGACGTGCACCTCGTGCTCGTCACGCGTGGAGCGCAAGCTCAACAAAGTCGATGGCGTCAATGCGACCGTTAACTATGCCACCGAGTCTGCATCGGTTAGCTACGATCCCAGCTTGACTGCGCCGGAGGACCTCATCAAGGTCATTCAAGACGCCGGATACGATGCCTACGACGCCAGCCCAGCAGCGAAAGCCGACGCATCAAAAGACGAGACACAGTCGCTTGACGGTGCCTCCCCAGCTGACATTGCCCGCGAGGAAGAAGCGAGCCATCTCAAGCGCTTGACGATTATGTCTGGTGCCCTGTCCCTTCCCATCATGCTGGTGTCGATGATCCCGGCACTGCAATTTGATTACTGGCAATGGCTGAGTGCCATTTTAGCCACGATCGTCTTCATCAATGGCGGCGCCCCGTTCCACAAGGCGACGTGGACAAATATTAAGCACGGCTCCTTTACCATGGACACGCTGATTACGATGGGCACTTCAGCGGCGTACTTCTGGTCGCTGTATGTCATGGTTTTCGGCCACGCCGGCATGCCTGAAATGCGCATGCACATGGAGCTTATCTCCAATAACGCGCAGATGGACCATATCTATCTGGAGTCCGTGGGCATGGTCATCACGTTCTTGCTACTGGGCCGCTATTTTGAGGTTAAAGCGAAGGGGCAGTCCTCAGAAGCGCTGCGCACGCTGTTGAATATGGGTGCGAAAGACGCATCTTTGCTTGTCGATGGCAAAGAGACCCGCATTCCCATCACTGACCTTGCAATTGGGGATCTCTTCGTCGTGCGTCCAGGCGAAAAGATTGCCACGGACGGCGAAGTCATCGAAGGCTTCTCTGCGGTTGATGAATCCATGTTGACTGGCGAATCGGTTCCGGTGGAAGTTCAAGAAGGCACACGCGTTACTGGCGCATCTATCAATACCTCCGGAAAGCTCATTGTTCGCGCTACCCGCGTGGGCGAAGACACCACCTTGTCACAGATGGCCAAGCTGGTCACCGAAGCCCAGTCTTCCAAGGCACCGGTGCAGCGCCTCGTTGACCGCATCGCGCAAGTCTTTGTCCCTGCGGTAGTAATCATCGCTGTTGTCGCGCTCTTTGCGCACCTGCTGCTGGCGCAAGGTATTGCCCCAGCGTTTGTCGCCGCAGTATCGGTCTTGATCATCGCGTGCCCGTGCGCGATGGGTCTTGCTACCCCGACTGCGATTTTGGTCGGTACCGGCCGTGGCGCGCAGCTGGGTCTGCTTATTAAAGGTCCAGAGATTCTCGAGTCCACTAAGAAGGTCGACACCATCGTCTTAGACAAAACCGGCACGGTAACCACCGGTGTTATGAGCGTAAGCGACGTTATCCCCGCTCCTGGCGTGGATTCACACAAGCTCATCAACTACGCCGCGGCAGTGGAATCTGGTTCTGAACACCCGATTGCACAGGCCATCGTCAAGCATGCTGATGACATCTTGCCCGTTTCTGATTTTCAATCGGAGGCTGGGATCGGAGTATCCGGCACCGTAGAAGGCGCGCTGGTATCCATCGGCCGCGCAAGCCACGCTGAGCTTGGCGAGCTTGCCGATGCCTTCACGGCCGCCGAAGAATCCGGCGCCACGGCGATTGTGGTGAGCATCGATAGCAAGCTGGCCGGAATTATTGCCGTGCGCGATACCATCAAGGACACCTCCGCTGCTGCCATTGCCCAGCTCAAGGATTTAGGCCTAACCCCGTATCTGCTCACCGGCGACAATGCCGGTGCGGCGCATGCGGTTGCACGGGAAGTCGGAATTGATGAGACTCACGTCTTTGCCGGCGTGATGCCTGAAGAAAAGGTCGCGAAAGTATGCCAACTGCAAGATGCTGGTCTGACTGTGGCGATGGTCGGCGATGGTGTTAACGACGCCGCTGCCTTAGCCCAAGCCGATCTTGGCTTGGCGATGGGCGCGGGCACCGACGTTGCCATTGAGGCTTCCGATATCACGCTGATGAACTCTGATCTGCGCTCAGCCGCAGCAGCAATCCTACTTTCACGCAAGACGTTTAGCACGATTAAAGGTAATTTATTCTGGGCCTTCGCCTACAACGTGCTCTTGATTCCAGTCGCTGCTGCTGGTTTCCTAAACCCGCTCTTTGCAGGCCTGGCCATGGCTTTTAGCTCCGTGTTCGTGGTTGGCAACTCCCTACGCTTGAGGTCCTTCCACACGCATTAGGTTTTAGCCCATTAGGCAGAAACCTATCGCGTTGTTTACTATCAGCGCCCATGACTCAAACTACTGCTTCTTCTCTAAGCAAAAACGAGCGCCTTGACCGGCTGCCGGTAACCTCCAAACACAAAAAGCTATTGGTAGGTTCCGGCGTCGGCTGGGCGCTCGACGCCATGGACGTCGGACTTATCTCTTTCATCATGGCCGCGCTAGCGGTGCACTGGAACTTAGAATCGACCCAGACCTCCTGGATTGCCACCGCCGGTTTTGTCGGAATGGCGCTCGGCGCCAGCTTGGGCGGATTACTGGCTGATAAATTCGGCCGCAGGCATGTCTTCGCCCTTACCTTATTGGTGTACGGGCTCGCGACCGGCGCTTCGGCACTGGCAACCGGGCTTGCCGTGCTCATTGCTCTGCGTTTTATCGTCGGGCTGGGCTTAGGCGCCGAGCTCCCTGTTGCCTCAACTCTTATCTCTGAGTTTGCTCCTCGCCGCATCCGCGGGCGCATGGTGGTTTTACTTGAGGCCTTTTGGGCCGCCGGCTGGATTGCAGCCGCTATCATTGGCACCTTCGTCGTCGGTGCCTCTGACTCCGGCTGGCGCTGGGCATTAGCTATCGGCATGGTTCCAGCAGCCTATGCGCTCTATGTCCGCTTAGCCCTGCCCGAATCCGTCCGCTACCTCGAGGCGAAGAATCGCCATCAAGAGGCTGAAGAAATTGTCACTTCTTTCGAAAACGCCGCCTTAGCCGAGGGCAAGAATCTCGACTCAGATCTCGCCCCAGAGGTAGCGCTCGATGAAGCTTTTGAAGAATCCTCTATCTGGTCATCGCGTCTGCGCGCACGTACCGCTGCTTTGTGGATTATCTGGTTTTGCATCAACTTGTCCTACTACGGCGCATTCATCTGGATTCCTTCGCTGTTGGTCGCCGATGGTTTTACGCTGGTGCGCTCGTTTAGCTTTACCCTCATCATTACGCTCGCGCAGCTGCCGGGCTACGCCGCTGCCGCTTGGCTTATTGAAGTATGGGGGCGACGAGTAACGCTTGCAGTATTCTTAGTCGGCTCCGCAGTGTCCGCCGGCGCCTTTGGCCTGGCAGATTCCGAAGTCAGCATCATCATCGCCGGCTGCTTCCTGTCCTTCTTCAACCTCGGCGCCTGGGGCGCGCTTTATGCGATTGGCCCTGAGCTCTACCCCACCCACATTCGCGGCCGCGGCACCGGCGCTGCAGCTGGCTTTGGCCGCATCGCCTCGATCATCTCCCCACTGATCGTGCCGCCGATTCTCGCTGCCGCCGGACAGCCCTGGCTCTTCGTTCTCTTCGCTAGCGCCTTTGCAATCGCAGCCATCGCCGCCTTTACTCTGCCGGAAAACAAAGGAAAGGCCCTCGCTAGTTAACAGCGAAGGCCCCCACACGCTGTCATTTAGCGTGCGAGTACTTTTAATTATGCTTAGCACCAAAGACGCGGGCTAGAAGTGCAGCAAAGCCCGAAGGACGAGGTGCCTGGCGTTCAATCTCGCGGATATCGCGGGGAACATTCGACAACACGGTCGCAGTGCTGGTGCGGGATACCGAAATACTCATCTTTCCTCCTCACAATTCGTCGGTAGCACTAACATTGCCACCTGTGAGCAGGGATTTCATCGATGGAAAGGCTTTCCTATCTATGGCCGTACTTAGATAGGAAAGCCTCATAATACCAGTAAATAACGTCTTAACCAGTACGAATACATTCGAGCACCGTTGGTGTCACAGCCTCTCTGACTTTTAGGCCAACAAGCTGTGATGAATTTAATACATCGCGGACTAGCCGTGAGCCATATTCACGAACTTCGAGTAGTGCAACTGGTGCGCAACCTGGACGGTATCGATTGGGCCACCACGGTGCTTCGCCAAAATAATATCGGCCTCACCGGCGCGCTCATTGTCGCGGTCTTGGGAGTCAGGACGGTACAGCAACATAACCATATCGGCGTCCTGCTCCAACGAGCCAGACTCACGAAGGTCAGCCAACTGCGGCTTTTTATCAGTACGCGACTCGGGGCCACGGTTTAGCTGGGAAATAGCGATAACTGGCACTTCGAGTTCCTTCGCCAAGAGTTTCAGCTGACGGGAAAATTCCGAGACCTCTTGCTGACGCGATTCAACCTTCTTACCTGAGCTCATCAGCTGCAGGTAGTCCAGCACAACCAAATCCAAGCCCTGTTGCTGCTTGAGACGGCGCGCCTTGGTTCGGATCTCCATCATGGTCAGGTTCGGGGAATCATCGATGTAGAGCGGTGCATCCTGAATGCGGTTGAGCGTATCGGTCAGGCGCTCCCAGTCTTCACCAGAGACTTTGCCAGAGCGCATATCCGACAGCTTGACCTCAGATTCTGCTGACAGCAAACGCATCACGATTTCTGAGGCACTCATTTCCAGAGAAAAGACCACCGAGCCCTTATTTTGATGCAGCGAACACGAGCGCATAAAGTCCAGCGCCAACGTCGACTTACCAACACCAGGACGCGCCGCGATAATAATCATCTGTCCCGCGTGCAGACCGTTGGTCAAGTTATCTAAGTCAATGAAACCGGTGGGAACACCGGATTCTAAGCCACCATTATTCTGCAGCGCGGTGAGCTCATCGATGGTCGGGATGATCAGGTCACCAATGACCTTGTAATCTTCCGTGGTCTTCTTCTGCGCAACCTTGAAGATTTCCTGCTGCGCTAAGTCCAACACGGTTTCAATTTCCGCGTCCTCATCGCCATTAAAGCCGAGTTGGACCACGCGCGTGCCAGCATCGACAAGCTTGCGCAGCAGCGCCTTCTCAGCGACAATCTCAGCGTAATAACGGGCATTGGCGGCCGTTGGCACCGTTGCCAACAAGGTGTGCAGGTACACCGCGCCACCGATGCGCTCCAGGTTTTGCTGGCGGTCCAGACGGCTCGCAACAATCACTGGGTCAATGTCGGTGCCATCGGAGTACAAGTCCAGCATCGCAGCATAGATCAGCTGGTGGGCAGGATAGTAGAAATCCTCCGGATCGACTTCATCGATAACCTCAATGACTGACGCAGGCGACAGCAACATCGCACCGAGTACGCCCTGCTCGGCATCTTTATCCGACGGCGGCTGACGGAACTCCCCGTAGCGTTGCGGGTTTTCCAGCTCATCGCGCTTACCGTATTTGCGTCGGCCACCGCCGTAATTATTGGAGGGATAGCTTGCTTCGGGGATATCGAAAGACTCCGGCGCCGGCTCTTCCGGCGGCAGGTAGTTATCGTCGTCGAAACTTGCTCCCATACTCGACGTCATCGACTTTTCCCTTTCATTATTAAAGGCCTCTTCCAGCCTAGTACGTCCACGCAACCTTCGCTTGGGCACAACTTGAACACATCTTGGGGATAGTTATCCACAGTTGTCCACAGCCGCCTGTGCAATTTGCAGGTCAGCGGCAATTTTCCCTTTTTAACCCTGAGGAATAGTTTGAACTATTCCCCATTTACACAGCTCACAGGTGGTTTCTGCTACGAAAATAGCAGCTTAGAGCAGCGCTTTTCGATGCACCTATATAGCTGAAGTTATCCACAGGTTTGCGAAGTTATCCACAGTTATCCACAATAGTGCACAGTTGTCCACAGATAAAAAGCACGCAGGCCCCGATGCCATTCCCACCTCACATAGGAATGATACTTCGGGGCCTGCGCGCTAAATGCTGTTGTCGTTGGGTCTATAAATTTCTAGAAATTATGACCGTCGAACGCGCCAATTATTAGGCAGCGACGACCGAGAAATTAATCTTGCCGAGAACGTCAGCGTGCAGCTTGACCTCGACCTGGTAGTTGCCAGTCTTCTTGACTAGGCCCTTTGGCAATTCGATGATTCGCTTGTCCAAGTTAGGGCCGCCAGCCTTCTTGACTGCGGCAACAATATCATCAGCGGTAACAGAACCGAAGAGCTTGCCCTTGTCGGAGGTCTTGACCTCGACAACAACCTTCTCCAGCTGCTCGAGCTGAGTGCGGACCTCACGTGCATGGTCCAAGTCGCGGATTGCGCGAGCTTCCTGTGCACGCTTGATGCCTTCAATCTGCTTCTCAGCGCCGCGGGTAGCAACAATTGCCAAACCGCGTGGAAGCAGGTAGTTACGTCCGTAACCGTTCTTAACCTCAACAACTTCGCCTGGAGCGCCGAGGTTATCAACGGCAGCGGTGAGGATCAGCTTCATGATCCCTGCCTTTCACTTATATGTTTTTAAGTTGAATGTTGATTAATCGCTGACAGTAAATTTAGAACGGGGGTTCGTCATCTCCGCCGAATCCACCAGCTGGTGGAGCGGAGTTCCAAGGGTCATTAGCTGGCTGTGACTGCGCACCGGAAGATTGATTTCCACCGAATCCTCCACCAAAGCCACCTTGGTTGCCGCCGCCCTGGTTCCCACCAGGTTGTCCGCCGCCTTGATTTCCGCCAAAGTTGCCGCTTTGTCCACCCTCACGTGGATTACGGTTAACTTGTGCGGTGGCATAGCGTAGCGATGGCCCGACCTCATCAACGTCAATTTCAAAGACGGTGCGATTCTCACCCTCACGGGTTTGGAAAGACCGTGCCTTTAAACGACCGGTAACGACAATGCGCATGCCCTTAGTCAGGGATTCTGCGACATTCTCAGCCGCCTGGCGCCAAACGTTGCACGTCAAAAACATAGCCTCGCCGTCTTCCCACTGATTAGTCTGGGAATTGAAGCGACGCGGGGTGGACGCTACGCGAAAGTTCGCGACTGGTGCACCCGACGGGGTAAAACGCAGCTCTGGGTCAGCAACAATGTTGCCAACGACCGTGATATTGGTATCGCCCTGTGCCATGGTATTTGCCTACTCCTTGAGAATCGGATTAATGAGTTAAGCCCCAGTATCCGTTATTTGCTGTCTGTGCGCAGAACCTTGGTTCGCAGAACAGAGTCGTTCAGGCTCAGGCGACGGTCGAACTCCAGCACGGTCGCAGACTCGCACTCGAGATTTACAACAGCGTAAACGCCCTCTTCCTTCTTGTTGATTGGGTACAGCAAGCGACGCTTGCCCCACACATCAACGTTCTCAACCTTGCCGCCTTCAGAGCGAACGGTCTCGAGGAACTTGTCTAGGGACGGGGTTACAGTGCGTTCATCTTGGCTCGGATCCAAAATGATCATGACTTCGTAGTGACGCACGGACCTCATCACCTCCTATGGTCTAGTAGTTTCGGCCACATCACCTTTGCGGACATGGCAGGAGGGTACGTTGCGTCAAGCAACCTCAACAGCGTACCGCAAAGCAGCACGGATCGAAAATCCCCCGCACCAGCAAAATCTCTGTAGATTTAATAGCCGTGCGAGGTCGCGGCATAAAATACCGCGCAGGTAACCGGAATGATGGTCAAAAGGACAAGTGCCGCAATTCCCAGCGCCAGCGGAACCCGGCGGTCTTTACCGCGCTGGAAGGTGTAATAAGCGCTCAGGACGCAGATAAAGCCCAAGCCAATTGACACGATACCGATGATGGTGACAACACTCATGGCTATCATTATGGCCCATCACCGGCTAAAACCAACGATCCTTAAGTCGGCCCTTTGGGCAGTGCTTAGTTGAAGAGATCTTCTAAGTCACCAATGACATCATCGACTGTCGGCGGTTGCGGCAGGTTCGGTTCATTACCGCCACCGCCTCCACCACCGCCGTTGTCGCCATTATTGCCGCCGCCGTTTGATGGACTCGTGTTCTCCGGCGACTGCTCTTCTTCGCGGTTCGCCTCATCGTTGCCGTCTTCATCACCTTCGGTGCCTTCACCGTCGGTCTCAGAATCTTCAGTTGTTGCTGCATCACCGGAGGAGTCATAGTTCCAAGATGAATCCCACGCTGTGGCGTTGGAGAGCTCATTGAAACCGTAACTTACGGGCACGGCTTGTGGGAAGGACTCCCACTCGGCATCGGCAAGCGAAGTGTCTAGAATCTGCTTCCAAATTTGCGTTGGTGCACCGGCGCCGTACATGACACCACCCCAGGCGTTGTTAATCGCAGAGGCATTATCCGCAGCGCCAACCCAGACAGCCGATGCCAACTGTGGCGTCGAACCAATCATCCAGGTGTCCTTGTTCAGGCCCGTATCACCCAACTGGTGGGTACCGGTCTTCGCAGCTGACTCGCGGCCACCTGCCAAAGCACCGTTGGACCATCCTGCAATAGGCTTCATCGCCTGGATGACATTGTCGGCTACCTGCTGGGAAACGCGGCGCTCGCCCTCATCAACAGGGTGCTCGTAGAGTACTTCACCGGAGTTGGTTTCTACGCGCTGAACAAAGTACGGGTCGTGCCACACGCCGCGGTTGGTTAAAGTTGCCATCGCTACAGCCATATCCAGCGGGCGGGAGCGGTACTGGCCCAGCACGATGCCTTCATAAGGCTGCTCGCCATTTTCGGTCAAGGTGCGCTCAATCCCCGGCAAGGACTTGGCTACGCCCAAGGCATAAGCCATGTCAGCGGTGTCCTGGGTGGTGTTTTCCAAATCCGCCTGCAGACGCATAAAGGAAGTGTTGTAGGAGTGCATCAACGCTTCTTCAATAGAGCACACGCCACAGGTGGTATTTGAAACATTACCCACGGTAATCCCGTGCAGGTCATAAGGCGCCGAAGAGTAGTTCTGGCTCAGCGGAATACCTTGCTGCAGCGCTGCCGCAAGTGCCATCACCTTGAAAGTCGAACCGGTTTCAGTAGGACCATTGGCATAGTCCCAACCCTCAGCCTCGTTCCCACCGAAGTAACCACGCACTGCGCCTGTCGATGGATCGATGGTCACCGCTGCCGCACGCGCATCTTCTTGCAGCGGAGCAAGGTTGGCATCGACTGCATCGACGCTGGCATTTTGCACAGTCGGGTCAATCGTGGTGGTAATACGCAAACCGCGAGTGTTGACGTCATCTTCGGAGATGCCAACTTCTTCGAGTTCCTCAATCACCTTGTTCTTAATGTGCCCATTCGCACCGGTGGCTTCGGTATAAGCCGACACCGCCGATGGTTCTACGGTGTGCGGAAATTGCATGCCAGCGCGCTCTTCGGCTGGTAGCGTGTCCATTTCTACCAAGCCATCGAGCACGTAATTCCAGCGCTGCTCGGACTGCTGCGCATCAACGGCTGGGTCCCAGTTGCTTGGCGCCTGGATGATACCGGCGAGCATGGCGCCTTCTTCAACGGTGAGCTCTTCAACATCTTTGTCGAAGTACGCCAAAGAAGCGGCCTGCAGACCGTAAGCGTTGCGGCCGAAGTAAACGGTGTTGAGATAAGCGTTGAGGATGTCTTCCTTCGACCACTGGTTGGTCATCTTGATGGAATACACCAGCTCACGCGCCTTACGCACATAGGAGATCTCATTGCCGACCAGCGTGTTTTTCACGTACTGCTGGGTAATTGTCGAGCCACCACCGGCGGAGTCATCGCCAGTAACCTTGCCGACGACCGCGCGCATCAGGCCGGTAAAAGAGAAACCTGAGTTAGTCCAGAAGTCACGGTCTTCAGCAGCCAAAACGGCGCTTTCGACATGATCTGGGATCTCTTCTAAGCTCACGTGGGTGCGGTTTCCTTCCGGCGGCACAATCCGCGCGAGCTGCGTATTGTTATCCGAAGCGTAGATCGTCGAAATCTGGTTATTGGCCAGGTCTTCTGGCTCGGGAACCTCATACTGCACATACGCATACGCAAACATTCCGCCGGGAATGACGATGCAGATTGCGGCAATAATGAGCACAATCCACGGCCAACGGCGGGTGCTTTTCCTGCGCCTACCGCCCGCAGACGGAGTCGTTTCCTTCTTATCGCTCACCTAAACGCGCCTTACTTCCATATAGCTTTAATAATCGCCGGGTATATCACTGGGGTCTAATACTACTGCGATACATGCACGTTAACACTTTCGATAGGCAACTTCGGAGGTTAAAAGGTGGTTCCATCGACAGCTGCGACAAACCTCTACGGTATGAACAGTAAATTCTAGGCCTTCTGCAACAAATTCGGCGATTTCTTTCTCACTGCGCGCACTACCCGCGCGCCGCCCCAAGACTTCGCCATAGACCCAGCGCGTATTGCGCAGTACAGAGCCACAAATGGGGCAGGCACGTTTCGAATCAACACCGTGGTGGGTGGCTGCCGCGCGCAGCAAAAAGTCAGCGTCGCAGACATCGTCTTGCGCGAGCCGTCCGGCTCGCAGCTCGCGCAGGGTTGCTGCGCGTTCCCATTCATGGGACACCTTGTGCTTATACGCCACTTGAGGTGTTATGCCACTCACTTTTTCCACCTTCATATCATCAACTTTATCGATCCACCTCGCCACAAAGTAGCACTTGAGAGGCCTTCCTCCCTAGGGTTGGGAGTTCAAGGCTTAACCAAAAATTATAATCAAGGAGCACATTTAGAAAATGGCCTCACAAGTAAAGGTTGCCATCGTTGGCATTGGCAATTGCGCCACTTCCCTTATCCAAGGCGTGGAGTACTATCGCAACGCCGCGGTCGATGAAAAAATTCCCGGCCTCATGCATGCACAGTTTGGCGACTACCACGTTGGCGATATTGAGTTCGTTGCAGCCTTCGACGTCGATGCAGCCAAGGTAGGCCAGGATCTTTCCGACGCCACCCGCGCATCCCGCAACTGCACCATCACCATTGCTGAGCTGCCACACCTGGGTGTGGAGGTACAGCGCGGTGTCACTTTAGATGGTTTGGGCACACATTACCTGGAAACTATTGAAGAATCTGACGCAGAGCCTGTCGATGTCGTTCAGGCTCTGAGAGATTCCGGCGCAGATGTCGTAGTGTCCTACCTTCCAGTTGGCTCAGAAGAAGCGGATAAGTTCTACGCCCAGGCAGCTATCGATGCAGGCTGTGCTTTCGTCAATGCCTTGCCAGTTTTTATTGCCTCCGATCCTGAGTGGGCACAGAAGTTCACCGACGCTGGCGTCCCTATTGTTGGTGATGACATCAAGTCCCAGGTCGGCGCGACGATTACCCACCGCGTGATGGCCAAGCTTTTTGAAGACCGCGGCGTGCGCCTCGAGCGCACCATGCAGCTCAATGTCGGCGGCAACATGGACTTTAAAAACATGTTGGACCGCAACCGTTTGGAATCCAAGAAGATCTCCAAGACTCAAGCTGTTACTTCTAACTTGAAGGATTCCCCGCTCGCGGGCAAGAAGGAAGACCGCAACGTGCACATCGGTCCATCCGACTACGTCGAGTGGCTCGATGACCGCAAGTGGGCCTATGTCCGCTTGGAAGGCTCCGCGTTCGGTGAGGTTCCACTAAACTTGGAGTACAAGCTCGAGGTGTGGGATTCCCCGAACTCCGCCGGCATCATCATCGACGCGGTGCGCGCGGCGAAGATTGCGCTCGACCGCGGCATCGGCGGACCCATCCTGCCGGCGTCCGCTTATTTGATGAAGTCTCCGCCGCAGCAAATGCCTGACGATGAAGCGCGCGCTGCACTCGAAGCCTTCATCGTCGACGCCAACTAGCTTGCACAACCACGCTTTCGGACACGCTCTCACATGCGTTAGCCCCCGAAAGTGTGGTTTAGCTTTATACGGAAATATTTTAGGGCCCAAAACCTAACCTTTTGGTCAATTAACAACACATCGGACGAGGTGGGCGGTATCATATTTTTATGACTGAAGCTAATAAAAACTCCCCGTCCAGTCTCGAAGACGCCCTAGAAGTCGCAACGGAAATTCAACCGGCGCTTAATAAATTAGTCGTGATTTTTCAGCGCACCACCGAAGGTGGATCGCTTACCACTTCGCAGGTCTCGATTATGAACCAGCTCAAAGCTCGCGGCGCAGCGCGCGTTAGCCAGGTCGCGGCCGCTGAGCTTATCCGCATGCCCACGGCATCTAATGCGCTTTATCAATTAGAACAACGCAATCTTATTGAGCGTAGCCGCGATGAAAAAGACCGCCGCGGCGTTATGGTGCAGCTGACTAAGAAGGGCGAAGCCGAACTTCAGCGCGTTAGCGACGAACGTGCCGAGGCTTTAGCAGAGATTCTACGGTGGCTGGATGCTGAGGGTTTGCAAACAGCACGTGAGGTTTCCGATTTGATTAATAAGCTCGCGGAAATTTATCGCCCTACCCAGGATTCACAGAAATAGTGTCGGATCTCTAAGATGAGGGTGTAGAACGCATCCCTTTGACCTGACGTTGTTTCTTTATGCCGCTGAATTCAGATAATCGCGCTTT
Protein-coding regions in this window:
- a CDS encoding transglycosylase domain-containing protein, with the translated sequence MSDKKETTPSAGGRRRKSTRRWPWIVLIIAAICIVIPGGMFAYAYVQYEVPEPEDLANNQISTIYASDNNTQLARIVPPEGNRTHVSLEEIPDHVESAVLAAEDRDFWTNSGFSFTGLMRAVVGKVTGDDSAGGGSTITQQYVKNTLVGNEISYVRKARELVYSIKMTNQWSKEDILNAYLNTVYFGRNAYGLQAASLAYFDKDVEELTVEEGAMLAGIIQAPSNWDPAVDAQQSEQRWNYVLDGLVEMDTLPAEERAGMQFPHTVEPSAVSAYTEATGANGHIKNKVIEELEEVGISEDDVNTRGLRITTTIDPTVQNASVDAVDANLAPLQEDARAAAVTIDPSTGAVRGYFGGNEAEGWDYANGPTETGSTFKVMALAAALQQGIPLSQNYSSAPYDLHGITVGNVSNTTCGVCSIEEALMHSYNTSFMRLQADLENTTQDTADMAYALGVAKSLPGIERTLTENGEQPYEGIVLGQYRSRPLDMAVAMATLTNRGVWHDPYFVQRVETNSGEVLYEHPVDEGERRVSQQVADNVIQAMKPIAGWSNGALAGGRESAAKTGTHQLGDTGLNKDTWMIGSTPQLASAVWVGAADNASAINNAWGGVMYGAGAPTQIWKQILDTSLADAEWESFPQAVPVSYGFNELSNATAWDSSWNYDSSGDAATTEDSETDGEGTEGDEDGNDEANREEEQSPENTSPSNGGGNNGDNGGGGGGGGNEPNLPQPPTVDDVIGDLEDLFN
- a CDS encoding DUF5318 family protein: MTPQVAYKHKVSHEWERAATLRELRAGRLAQDDVCDADFLLRAAATHHGVDSKRACPICGSVLRNTRWVYGEVLGRRAGSARSEKEIAEFVAEGLEFTVHTVEVCRSCRWNHLLTSEVAYRKC
- a CDS encoding inositol-3-phosphate synthase; protein product: MASQVKVAIVGIGNCATSLIQGVEYYRNAAVDEKIPGLMHAQFGDYHVGDIEFVAAFDVDAAKVGQDLSDATRASRNCTITIAELPHLGVEVQRGVTLDGLGTHYLETIEESDAEPVDVVQALRDSGADVVVSYLPVGSEEADKFYAQAAIDAGCAFVNALPVFIASDPEWAQKFTDAGVPIVGDDIKSQVGATITHRVMAKLFEDRGVRLERTMQLNVGGNMDFKNMLDRNRLESKKISKTQAVTSNLKDSPLAGKKEDRNVHIGPSDYVEWLDDRKWAYVRLEGSAFGEVPLNLEYKLEVWDSPNSAGIIIDAVRAAKIALDRGIGGPILPASAYLMKSPPQQMPDDEARAALEAFIVDAN
- a CDS encoding MarR family winged helix-turn-helix transcriptional regulator; amino-acid sequence: MTEANKNSPSSLEDALEVATEIQPALNKLVVIFQRTTEGGSLTTSQVSIMNQLKARGAARVSQVAAAELIRMPTASNALYQLEQRNLIERSRDEKDRRGVMVQLTKKGEAELQRVSDERAEALAEILRWLDAEGLQTAREVSDLINKLAEIYRPTQDSQK